A stretch of Pontibacter akesuensis DNA encodes these proteins:
- a CDS encoding rhodanese-like domain-containing protein, which translates to MNYKDISGEALKKLQQEQPDAVVVDVRTPMEVSQGKIPGAQVIDLMDAQFPQKVGALDKEKPYVLYCRSGNRSAQACNYMAGQGFTKLYNLNGGIGNWPYETE; encoded by the coding sequence ATGAACTATAAAGATATATCCGGAGAAGCGCTGAAAAAGCTACAGCAAGAACAGCCTGATGCCGTGGTGGTGGATGTTCGCACGCCTATGGAAGTAAGCCAGGGCAAGATACCGGGCGCGCAGGTAATAGACCTGATGGATGCCCAGTTTCCGCAAAAAGTGGGTGCGCTGGATAAGGAGAAGCCCTATGTACTCTACTGTAGGTCGGGCAACAGAAGTGCCCAAGCCTGCAACTATATGGCGGGGCAAGGATTTACAAAACTGTACAACCTGAACGGTGGCATTGGCAACTGGCCTTATGAAACTGAATAA